The Erinaceus europaeus chromosome 16, mEriEur2.1, whole genome shotgun sequence genome includes a window with the following:
- the PAK6 gene encoding serine/threonine-protein kinase PAK 6 isoform X1 has product MFRKKKKKRPEISAPQNFQHRVHTSFDPKEGKFVGLPPQWQNILDTLRRPKPVVDPSRITRVQLQPMKTVVRGSSMPTDGYITGLLHDLQKLSVTSSNTLRGRSPASRRRAQSLGLLGEEHWGADPDMYLQSPQSERTDPHGLYLGCNGGAPAGHREGPQSPCALSNGGLAAKAQSLGPTEFQGVGRCLQLGACLQSPPPVTSPPAAPGRRGTKAARPGAEETRPQSCLVGSGRLGGEGSPSPKAQENSLKRRLFRSMFLSTPAAAPPGAPPQSKPAASRPSQKDPPPGQVAKAQSLPADPPAGAFSPLPASATSSPQKAPRTAPAAGRSSPAGSPRTRHPQISTSNLYLPQDPAAPRGAPASEDPGVVTHEQFKAALRMVVDQGDPRRLLDSYVKIGEGSTGIVCLARERHSGRQVAVKMMDLRKQQRRELLFNEVVIMRDYHHLNVVEMYKSYLVGEELWVLMEFLQGGALTDIVSQVSSLLVVALPAPARLNEEQIATVCEAVLQALAYLHAQGVIHRDIKSDSILLTLDGRVKLSDFGFCAQISKDVPKRKSLVGTPYWMAPEVISRSLYATEVDIWSLGIMVIEMVDGEPPYFSDSPVQAMKRLRNSPPPRLKNSHKVSPVLRDFLDRMLVRNPQERATAQELLDHPFLLQTGLPECLVPLIQLYHKQTSSC; this is encoded by the exons atgttccgtaagaaaaagaagaaacgcCCTGAAATCTCGGCCCCCCAGAACTTCCAGCACCGTGTCCACACCTCCTTTGACCCGAAAGAAGGCAAGTTTGTGGGGCTCCCTCCACAATGGCAGAACATCCTGGATACGCTAAGGCGCCCCAAGCCTGTGGTGGACCCCTCACGCATCACAAGAGTGCAGTTGCAGCCCATGAAG ACAGTGGTGCGGGGCAGCTCAATGCCCACTGACGGCTACATCACGGGGCTGCTCCACGACCTCCAGAAGCTGTCTGTCACCAGCTCCAACACCCTCCGCGGCCGCAGCCCCGCCAGTCGCAGGCGGGCTCAGTCCCTGGGGCTCCTGGGGGAGGAGCACTGGGGTGCTGACCCGGACATGTACCTGCAGAGCCCTCAGTCTGAGCGCACGGACCCCCATGGCCTCTATCTCGGCTGCAATGGGGGCGCCCCTGCAGGCCACAGGGAGGGCCCTCAGAGCCCCTGTGCCCTGTCTAATGGGGGGCTGGCCGCCAAGGCTCAATCACTGGGCCCCACGGAGTTCCAGGGTGTTGGGCGCTGCCTGCAGCTGGGCGCCTGTCTGCAGAGCCCCCCACCTGTCACCTCACCCCCTGCGGCCCCGGGCAGGCGAGGTACCAAGGCAGCCAGGCCTGGGGCCGAGGAGACTCGGCCGCAGTCCTGCCTGGTAGGCTCGGGCAGGCTGGGCGGCGAGGGCAGCCCCAGCCCCAAGGCCCAGGAGAATAGCCTGAAGCGCAGGCTATTCCGAAGCATGTTCTTGTCCACCCCCGCCGCAGCCCCTCCAGGTGCCCCGCCTCAGAGCAAG cctgccgCCTCCAGACCATCGCAGAAGGATCCTCCGCCCGGCCAGGTGGCCAAGGCCCAGTCTCTGCCTGCAGACCCGCCCGCAGGCGCCTTCAGTCCCCTGCCCGCTTCGGCCACCAGCAGCCCCCAGAAGGCCCCCCGCACGGCTCCGGCGGCCGGCCGGTCCTCCCCGGCGGGGTCCCCCCGCACGCGGCACCCCCAGATCAGCACCAGCAACCTGTACCTGCCACAGGACCCCGCGGCCCCCAGGGGCGCCCCGGCCAGCGAGGACCCGGGCGTGGTCACACACGAGCAGTTCAAGGCGGCGCTGCGCATGGTGGTGGACCAGGGAGACCCGCGCCGGCTGCTGGACAGCTACGTGAAGATCGGCGAGGGCTCCACCGGTATCGTGTGCCTGGCCCGGGAGCGCCACTCGGGCCGCCAGGTGGCTGTCAAGATGATGGACCTGCGCAAGCAGCAGCGCCGGGAGCTGCTCTTCAATGAG GTGGTGATCATGCGCGACTACCATCACCTCAATGTGGTGGAGATGTACAAGAGCTACCTGGTGGGGGAGGAgctgtgggtgctgatggagttcCTGCAGGGCGGGGCCCTCACTGACATCGTGTCCCAAGTCAG TTCTCTGCTGGTGGTGGCCTTGCCTGCCCCGGCTAGGCTGAACGAGGAACAGATCGCCACAGTGTGCGAGGCCGTGCTGCAGGCTCTGGCTTACCTGCACGCCCAGGGCGTTATCCACCGGGACATCAAGAGCGACTCCATCCTGCTGACCCTGGACGGCAGG GTGAAACTCTCGGACTTCGGATTCTGTGCTCAGATCAGCAAAGATGTTCCTAAGAGGAAGTCCCTTGTGGGCACCCCATACTGGATGGCTCCTGAGGTCATCTCCAGGTCTCTTTATGCTACTGAG gtggacatCTGGTCTCTGGGAATCATGGTGATTGAGATGGTGGATGGGGAGCCACCCTACTTCAGTGACTCCCCAGTACAAGCCATGAAGAGGCTCCGGAACAGCCCCCCACCCAGGCTGAAGAACTCACACAAG
- the PAK6 gene encoding serine/threonine-protein kinase PAK 6 isoform X2, translated as MFRKKKKKRPEISAPQNFQHRVHTSFDPKEGKFVGLPPQWQNILDTLRRPKPVVDPSRITRVQLQPMKTVVRGSSMPTDGYITGLLHDLQKLSVTSSNTLRGRSPASRRRAQSLGLLGEEHWGADPDMYLQSPQSERTDPHGLYLGCNGGAPAGHREGPQSPCALSNGGLAAKAQSLGPTEFQGVGRCLQLGACLQSPPPVTSPPAAPGRRGTKAARPGAEETRPQSCLVGSGRLGGEGSPSPKAQENSLKRRLFRSMFLSTPAAAPPGAPPQSKPAASRPSQKDPPPGQVAKAQSLPADPPAGAFSPLPASATSSPQKAPRTAPAAGRSSPAGSPRTRHPQISTSNLYLPQDPAAPRGAPASEDPGVVTHEQFKAALRMVVDQGDPRRLLDSYVKIGEGSTGIVCLARERHSGRQVAVKMMDLRKQQRRELLFNEVVIMRDYHHLNVVEMYKSYLVGEELWVLMEFLQGGALTDIVSQVRLNEEQIATVCEAVLQALAYLHAQGVIHRDIKSDSILLTLDGRVKLSDFGFCAQISKDVPKRKSLVGTPYWMAPEVISRSLYATEVDIWSLGIMVIEMVDGEPPYFSDSPVQAMKRLRNSPPPRLKNSHKVSPVLRDFLDRMLVRNPQERATAQELLDHPFLLQTGLPECLVPLIQLYHKQTSSC; from the exons atgttccgtaagaaaaagaagaaacgcCCTGAAATCTCGGCCCCCCAGAACTTCCAGCACCGTGTCCACACCTCCTTTGACCCGAAAGAAGGCAAGTTTGTGGGGCTCCCTCCACAATGGCAGAACATCCTGGATACGCTAAGGCGCCCCAAGCCTGTGGTGGACCCCTCACGCATCACAAGAGTGCAGTTGCAGCCCATGAAG ACAGTGGTGCGGGGCAGCTCAATGCCCACTGACGGCTACATCACGGGGCTGCTCCACGACCTCCAGAAGCTGTCTGTCACCAGCTCCAACACCCTCCGCGGCCGCAGCCCCGCCAGTCGCAGGCGGGCTCAGTCCCTGGGGCTCCTGGGGGAGGAGCACTGGGGTGCTGACCCGGACATGTACCTGCAGAGCCCTCAGTCTGAGCGCACGGACCCCCATGGCCTCTATCTCGGCTGCAATGGGGGCGCCCCTGCAGGCCACAGGGAGGGCCCTCAGAGCCCCTGTGCCCTGTCTAATGGGGGGCTGGCCGCCAAGGCTCAATCACTGGGCCCCACGGAGTTCCAGGGTGTTGGGCGCTGCCTGCAGCTGGGCGCCTGTCTGCAGAGCCCCCCACCTGTCACCTCACCCCCTGCGGCCCCGGGCAGGCGAGGTACCAAGGCAGCCAGGCCTGGGGCCGAGGAGACTCGGCCGCAGTCCTGCCTGGTAGGCTCGGGCAGGCTGGGCGGCGAGGGCAGCCCCAGCCCCAAGGCCCAGGAGAATAGCCTGAAGCGCAGGCTATTCCGAAGCATGTTCTTGTCCACCCCCGCCGCAGCCCCTCCAGGTGCCCCGCCTCAGAGCAAG cctgccgCCTCCAGACCATCGCAGAAGGATCCTCCGCCCGGCCAGGTGGCCAAGGCCCAGTCTCTGCCTGCAGACCCGCCCGCAGGCGCCTTCAGTCCCCTGCCCGCTTCGGCCACCAGCAGCCCCCAGAAGGCCCCCCGCACGGCTCCGGCGGCCGGCCGGTCCTCCCCGGCGGGGTCCCCCCGCACGCGGCACCCCCAGATCAGCACCAGCAACCTGTACCTGCCACAGGACCCCGCGGCCCCCAGGGGCGCCCCGGCCAGCGAGGACCCGGGCGTGGTCACACACGAGCAGTTCAAGGCGGCGCTGCGCATGGTGGTGGACCAGGGAGACCCGCGCCGGCTGCTGGACAGCTACGTGAAGATCGGCGAGGGCTCCACCGGTATCGTGTGCCTGGCCCGGGAGCGCCACTCGGGCCGCCAGGTGGCTGTCAAGATGATGGACCTGCGCAAGCAGCAGCGCCGGGAGCTGCTCTTCAATGAG GTGGTGATCATGCGCGACTACCATCACCTCAATGTGGTGGAGATGTACAAGAGCTACCTGGTGGGGGAGGAgctgtgggtgctgatggagttcCTGCAGGGCGGGGCCCTCACTGACATCGTGTCCCAAGTCAG GCTGAACGAGGAACAGATCGCCACAGTGTGCGAGGCCGTGCTGCAGGCTCTGGCTTACCTGCACGCCCAGGGCGTTATCCACCGGGACATCAAGAGCGACTCCATCCTGCTGACCCTGGACGGCAGG GTGAAACTCTCGGACTTCGGATTCTGTGCTCAGATCAGCAAAGATGTTCCTAAGAGGAAGTCCCTTGTGGGCACCCCATACTGGATGGCTCCTGAGGTCATCTCCAGGTCTCTTTATGCTACTGAG gtggacatCTGGTCTCTGGGAATCATGGTGATTGAGATGGTGGATGGGGAGCCACCCTACTTCAGTGACTCCCCAGTACAAGCCATGAAGAGGCTCCGGAACAGCCCCCCACCCAGGCTGAAGAACTCACACAAG